The following are encoded together in the Girardinichthys multiradiatus isolate DD_20200921_A chromosome X, DD_fGirMul_XY1, whole genome shotgun sequence genome:
- the LOC124863107 gene encoding hemoglobin subunit beta-like, which produces MVKWTDFERATIQDIFSKIDYEVVGPAAFSRCLIVYPWTQRYFGGFGNLYNAAAITSNPKVAAHGKVVIAGLEKAVKNMDDIKTTYKDLSVLHSEKLQVDPDNFNLLADCLTVVVAGQMGAAFTPEVHAAFQKFLAVVVASLRKQYY; this is translated from the exons ATGGTTAAATGGACAGACTTTGAGCGAGCCACCATCCAGGACATCTTCTCCAAAATTGATTATGAGGTTGTTGGTCCTGCGGCTTTCTCCAG GTGTCTGATTGTCTACCCCTGGACTCAGAGGTACTTTGGTGGATTTGGAAACCTCTACAATGCTGCTGCTATAACATCAAACCCCAAAGTGGCAGCTCACGGAAAGGTTGTCATcgcaggtctggagaaagccgTGAAAAACATGGACGACATCAAGACCACATACAAAGACCTGAGCGTGCTCCACTCTGAGAAACTGCAAGTGGACCCTGACAACTTCAAT CTCCTGGCAGACTGCCTGACCGTTGTTGTAGCTGGTCAGATGGGGGCAGCCTTCACCCCTGAAGTCCATGCAGCTTTCCAGAAGTTCCTGGCTGTGGTGGTGGCTTCCCTGAGAAAGCAATA
- the LOC124863110 gene encoding hemoglobin embryonic subunit alpha-like yields MSLTAKNKDTVRTFWAKVSSNAEAIGTDALSRMLVVYPQTKTYFSHWKDLSPGSSPVKKHGATVMAGVADAVAKIDNLTAGLLNLSELHAFTLRVDPANFKILSHNILVVLAIMFPSDFTPEVHVAMDKFLSAVALALSEKYR; encoded by the exons ATGAGTCTCACAGCTAAGAACAAGGACACAGTCAGGACCTTCTGGGCCAAAGTTTCTAGCAATGCCGAGGCCATTGGCACAGATGCTCTTTCCAG GATGCTGGTGGTGTACCCACAGACCAAGACCTACTTCTCCCACTGGAAGGACCTGAGTCCCGGCTCTTCCCCGGTGAAGAAGCACGGAGCTACAGTGATGGCTGGAGTTGCTGATGCTGTGGCCAAAATCGACAATCTGACAGCTGGTCTCCTGAACCTTAGTGAGCTGCATGCCTTCACTCTGAGAGTGGACCCAGCCAACTTCAAG ATCCTCTCCCATAACATCCTTGTGGTCTTGGCCATCATGTTCCCCAGTGACTTCACCCCTGAGGTCCATGTGGCTATGGACAAGTTCCTGTCTGCTGTGGCTCTGGCTCTATCTGAGAAGTACAGATGA
- the LOC124862815 gene encoding hemoglobin embryonic subunit alpha-like, translated as MSLSAKDKKTVKTFWAKVSSNGEAIGADALSRMLAVYPQTKTYFSHWKDLSPGSAPVVKHGATVMAGVADAVAKIDDLTSGLLSLSELHAFTLRVDPSNFKILSHNILVVLAIMFPTDFTPEVHVAMDKFLAAVARALSEKYR; from the exons ATGAGTCTCTCAGCCAAGGACAAGAAAACAGTGAAGACTTTCTGGGCCAAAGTATCTTCCAATGGTGAGGCCATTGGCGCAGATGCTCTGTCCAG GATGCTGGCGGTTTACCCACAGACCAAGACCTACTTCTCCCACTGGAAGGACCTGAGCCCTGGCTCTGCCCCGGTTGTGAAGCACGGAGCCACAGTGATGGCTGGAGTTGCTGATGCTGTGGCCAAAATCGACGATCTGACATCAGGTCTCCTTAGCCTCAGTGAGCTGCATGCCTTCACTCTGAGAGTGGATCCCTCCAACTTCAAG ATCCTCTCCCACAACATCCTTGTGGTCTTGGCCATCATGTTCCCCACCGACTTCACCCCTGAGGTCCATGTGGCCATGGATAAATTCCTGGCTGCTGTGGCCCGTGCTCTGTCTGAGAAATACAGATAA
- the LOC124862811 gene encoding hemoglobin subunit beta-like: MVKWTDFERATIQDIFSKIDYEVVGPAAFSRCLIVYPWTQRYFGGFGNLYNAAAITSNPKVAAHGKVVIAGLEKAVKNMDDIKTTYKDLSVLHSEKLQVDPDNFNLLADCLTVVVAGQMGAAFTPEVHAAFQKFLAVVVASLRRQYY, from the exons ATGGTTAAATGGACAGACTTTGAGCGAGCCACCATCCAGGACATCTTCTCCAAAATTGATTATGAGGTTGTTGGTCCTGCAGCTTTCTCcag GTGTCTGATTGTCTACCCCTGGACTCAGAGGTACTTTGGTGGATTTGGAAACCTCTACAATGCTGCTGCTATAACATCAAACCCCAAAGTGGCAGCTCACGGAAAGGTTGTCATcgcaggtctggagaaagccgTGAAAAACATGGACGACATCAAGACCACATACAAAGACCTGAGCGTGCTCCACTCTGAGAAACTGCAAGTGGACCCTGACAACTTCAAT CTCCTGGCAGACTGCCTGACCGTTGTTGTAGCTGGTCAGATGGGGGCAGCCTTCACCCCTGAAGTCCATGCAGCTTTCCAGAAGTTCCTGGCTGTGGTGGTGGCTTCCCTGAGAAGGCAATACTACTAG
- the LOC124862812 gene encoding hemoglobin subunit beta-like, whose product MVKWTDFERATIQDIFSKIDYEIVGPAAFSRCLIVYPWTQRYFGGFGNLYNAAAITSNPKVAAHGKVVIAGLEKAVKNMDDIKTTYKDLSVLHSEKLQVDPDNFNLLADCLTVVVAGQMGAAFTPEVHAAFQKFLAVVVASLRKQYY is encoded by the exons ATGGTTAAATGGACAGACTTTGAGCGAGCCACCATCCAGGACATCTTCTCCAAAATTGATTATGAGATTGTTGGTCCTGCAGCTTTCTCcag GTGTCTGATTGTCTACCCCTGGACTCAGAGGTACTTTGGTGGATTTGGAAACCTCTACAATGCTGCTGCTATAACATCAAACCCCAAAGTGGCAGCTCACGGAAAGGTTGTCATcgcaggtctggagaaagccgTGAAAAACATGGACGACATCAAGACCACATACAAAGACCTGAGCGTGCTCCACTCTGAGAAACTGCAAGTGGACCCTGACAACTTCAAT CTCCTGGCAGACTGCCTGACCGTTGTTGTAGCTGGTCAGATGGGGGCAGCCTTCACCCCTGAAGTCCATGCAGCTTTCCAGAAGTTCCTGGCTGTGGTGGTGGCTTCCCTGAGAAAGCAGTACTACTAG
- the LOC124862813 gene encoding hemoglobin subunit alpha-A-like, translating into MSLSGKDKTVVKAFWDKVSPKTAEIGGEALVRMLTAYPQTKTYFSHWSDLSPESAQVKKHGATIMGAIADAVSKIDDLTGGLSKLSELHAFKLRVDPANFRILAHNIILVLAMYYPNEFTPEVHVSVDKFLQNLALALSEKYR; encoded by the exons ATGAGTCTCTCTGGAAAGGACAAGACCGTAGTGAAGGCTTTCTGGGACAAAGTGTCCCCTAAAACTGCTGAGATAGGGGGCGAGGCCCTGGTCAG GATGCTGACTGCATACCCGCAAACCAAGACCTACTTTTCACACTGGTCTGATCTGAGCCCTGAGTCTGCACAGGTGAAGAAGCATGGGGCTACAATCATGGGAGCCATTGCGGACGCTGTCTCAAAGATCGATGACTTGACTGGTGGTTTGTCCAAGCTCAGCGAGCTGCATGCCTTCAAGCTCCGAGTGGACCCTGCCAACTTCAGG ATCCTCGCTCACAACATCATCCTGGTGCTGGCCATGTACTACCCCAATGAATTCACCCCTGAGGTCCATGTCTCCGTTGACAAGTTCCTGCAGAACTTGGCCCTGGCTCTGTCTGAGAAATACCGCTAA
- the LOC124862432 gene encoding hemoglobin subunit beta-A-like encodes MVEWTDAERKAITTLWGMIDVGEIGPQALNRLLVVYPWTQRHFGSFGNLSTYAAIVGNAKVANHGKTVMGGLEIAVKNLDNIKKAYAKLSVMHSEKLHVDPDNFRTLAECISVVVAAKFGPSVFTPGFQEAWQKFLAVVVSALGRQYH; translated from the exons ATGGTCGAGTGGACAGACGCTGAGCGCAAGGCCATCACAACTCTGTGGGGAATGATCGATGTGGGTGAGATTGGACCCCAGGCTCTGAACAG GCTTCTGGTTGTGTATCCCTGGACCCAGAGACATTTTGGATCATTCGGCAACCTGTCAACCTACGCTGCCATCGTCGGAAATGCCAAGGTCGCCAATCATGGAAAAACTGTGATGGGTGGTCTGGAAATTGCTGTGAAGAACTTGGACAACATCAAGAAGGCCTATGCCAAACTGAGCGTTATgcactctgagaagctccatgtGGATCCAGACAACTTCAGG ACTCTTGCTGAATGCATCTCAGTGGTTGTGGCAGCCAAGTTTGGCCCCAGTGTCTTCACCCCTGGTTTCCAGGAGGCCTGGCAAAAGTTTTTGGCTGTGGTGGTCTCCGCCCTGGGCAGACAGTAccactaa